The genomic window cgagcagtgcatttcaaacacagattcaaccacaaagaccaaggaggttttccaatgccttgcaaagaatgTCACCTAGTGGTAGATGGGTAAagaaaaagcagacattaaatatccctttgagcatggtgaagttattaattacactttggatggtatattaatacacccagtcactacaaagatacaggcgtccttcctaactcagttgggatttcaccatgaggccaatggtgactttaaaatagttaaagagtttaatggctgtggtaggagaaaactgaagatggatggATCATGACTGGCACTGTCTATTCTGTCTTACACTTAGGGAACAAATTACAGGCCAAATACAACACAGACACAGGTCAGACAAATGTGACAAAGATACAGTTTGGGAAAGCCAGTGTTTATTCACAACAGTAAGACTTATTTATAAAAATGACGTATAGAAAAGCATCCATTTCTGCTTCTCTTTCTCCTAGTCCTGTCCTCATTTCTTGGCGGTAGACTTCATGGTGTGAAGCTGGTAGATCTGTTCACAGGCGATGGAGAGGCCCACCACCAGAGAGACAAACTCCTCGAAGTTCACCTTCCCATCTCCATTCTGGTCCAGATCCTTCATGATCTTGTCTATGGCGGCTGGGTCCTTCTGGGACTGAGAGGGAAGGTGAGATGgaggagatgaagagagtgagtaagcgagagagagcgagagagagcgagagagagcaagagagagcgagagagagtgagagagagcgagagagagagcgagagcaagagagagcaagagagagcaagagagagcgagagagagagagagagagcgagagagaacgagagagcgcgagagagagcgagagagcgcgagagagagcgagagagcgcgcaagagagagagcaagagagcaagagcgagagagcaagagagagagagagcgaaagcgagagagagcgagagagttaaagagcgagagagcgagagagagcgagagagagcgagagagagagagagagagcaatagatgagagaaggggagaggaggttaGATTGACTTTGGATACTCTTTATTCTAACAAATTGAGAGAAATCAGAACGAGAGGGAAAGGGAGTGAGATGAGCAACAGAGAGAAAGTGTAGAGGGACAGTGAGATaaaaacagagggatagaaaagagagagagagatgaatgtcTCTGGTACCTTGAGGAAGCTGGCCAGTTCTGTCTGCATGAGTTCTTTCAGCTCCTTCTTGCTCAGTGTGTTGCAGTCACCGTCCTTGTCGGCATAGCGATGGAACACCTTGATCAGGGACTCCATGGAACTCTCCAACTGAGACGGCATGACTGCAGAGATATTGATACactgaggaggggagagagagggagggggagattggaggggagagagggaggggaggggagagagggagggagggaggggagagggtgggatggtgtAAATTACAGTGGCAAATACATAGTACAGTGAGTGTCTTGATGGCACTAATATGCAAACTAATAGCGAACTATCCCTTTGCAGCAAACTAACTAACAATGCACATTTAGGGAGGATGGGAGTTGGCTTTCTTTGTCTCTGTAAGCACAGTCTTTGGCTGCTGTTACTTCCTGGCAATTAAACTGTCATCTTCCACTCTTTTACACATTCCCTCTACCTCCGACCCCTCCTCTTTCTTTTGATGCCTCCCCCTTTCTTTGGTAACATCCAACATCTCTAGCTGTATAGACTGTCCTTTAACCTCTGTCATAGCTGGACCATGTGACACATCATCATAACTGTCAACGTTTGGGGATTTAGGGATGGAGACGGGGTGTGACAGGAGAGGAAAGGGTTTTGCAACAGTCCAGTGTAAAGAAATTAGGCTGTTgccaattacattttacattttagtcatttagcagacgctcttatccagagcgacttacagttggtgaatacatatatatacagtgggggaaaaaagtatttagtcagccaccaattgtgcaagttctcccacttaaaaagatgagagaggcctgtaattttcatcataggtacacgtccactatgacagacaaattgagattttttttctccagaaaatcacattgtaggattttttatgaatttatttgcaaattatggtggaaaataagtatttggtcaataataaaagtttctcaatactttgttatatgccctttgttggcaatgacacaggtcaaacattttctgtaagtcttcacaaggttttcacacactgttgctggtattttggcccattcctccatgcagatctcctctagagcagtgatgttttggggctgtcgctggacaacacagactttcaactctctccaaagattttctatggggttgagatctggagattggctaggccactccaggaccttgaaatgcttcttacgaagccactccttcgtggcccgggcggtgtgtttgggatcattgtcatgctgaaagacccagccacgtttcaatgcactctagcaaacttcagacgggcctggacatgtactggcttaagcagggggacacgtcttgcactgcaggatttgagtccctggcggcgtagtgtgttactgatggtaggctttgttactttggtcccagctctctgcaggtcattcactaggtccccccgtgtggttctgggatttttgctcaccgttcttgtgatcattttgaccccacgggatgagatcttgcgtggagccccagatcgagggagattatcagtggtcttgtatgtcttccatttcctaataattgctcccacagttgatttcttcaaaccaagctgcttacctattgcagattcagtcttcccagcctggtgcaggtctacaattttgtttctggtgtcctttgacagctctttggtcttggccatagtggagtttggagtgtgactgtttgaggttgtggacaggtgtcttttatactgataacaagttcaaacaggtgccattaatacaggtaacgagtggaggacagaggagcctcttaaagaagaagttacaggtctgtgagagccagaaatcttgcttgtttgtaggtgaccaaatacttattttccaccataatttgcaaataaattcataaaaaatcctacaatgtgattttctggattttttttcctcaatttgtctgtcatagttgacgtgtacctatgatgaaaattacaggcctctctcatctttttaagtgggagaacttgcacgattggtggctgactaaatactttttttccccactgtatatatatattttttcatactggtcccccgtgggaatcgaacccacaaccctggcattgcaaacgccatgctctatcaactgagctacatccctgccggccattccctcccctaccctggacaacgctaggccaattgtgcgctgcccatgagtctcccggtcacggccggctgcaacagagcctggatttgaaccaggatctctagtggcacagctagcactgcgatgcagtgccttagaccactgcgccactgatTGTGACTTGAACCCGCTGAGAAAAGGCCTAATAGAGTTCTAAAACAAAAACATTGCTTCAATGAAACATGAAAAGGTTAGCCTATATATAGACTACATTATGTCACAATCAGTAAATAGTATGGCCCATCAACCTGCATAGTAAACCATAGAATAACTGATTTTTTAAATCAAAGCAAGTGAAGACTAATGAACATTTTAGCCTACAAGATGAGACAGGATGAGACAGATCAGTAGCTAGTCCCAATTCGAAACAATTACTACAGTTGTGTGAGACATGTTTATTACAGTAGATAACCTACTCCGTTAAACTAAAGACACCAATAGTTGTAGTAGAATAAGTGAAAAACGGTTACTTACCGAACAGAGGTGAGCGGCTAAAAGAACAGGGTGGGGAAGTAGCGTACTGCTCAAGAGCTGTGAGAAAGTATGTTCAGGAATGTTTTGAGAACAGGCAACGCCCGTCtgattgtgagtgtgtgtagcctatagtgagggtgtgtgtgtgtgtgtgtgtgtgtgtgtgagagggagggagagtgggagggagagagggagggagaggagagagggggttagagatTAGACTtggtgaattcaacatgaaaaaATAGATTGGGATGAAGTTTGAATTAAATGCCATTTTATTCAGTTACATCTTTATTGTCCCCAGAGAGAAAACACATTTAGATCAGTTGGAGAGTCAATACTGCTGTTCCCATTATGGctcacctctccccctctgtccacCACCTCTATCTTATTGTTACAGTATGATCTTAGCCTCTACCTCAGCCCACAGTTGCCTACCACTCCCTGTGTGTTTTGGAACAGAGTCAAGCAGATCAgtatctattctattctataacacAGTTGGCTTGGCAACACCATACAGAGAACAGGACAGAAGCTACTGTGGAAGAGGCTGACATGCCAATAACCATGTAACCATGACCACCATCAATAACCACTTGGTTGTGTATTATATTCTAATGAGCATTGACAAGATTATCCATGATGATATTGGGTGGGTTCAAATCACCAGGAGctcagtgacagtgtgtgtggatgtgtgtgtgcgtttatgtgtgtgtatgtttgtgtgtgtgtgtgtggggggggttggaTAGGGTGTGTCCCTGTTGTCAAGGTAACAGAGTACATGCCCTATTGGTTGTGTTCGTCTGTGCTCGCTGTATCTCGTGATGGTCCTTGCTCTGCTGCATTTCTTTAACATCACTCTCTCATGCAGGCTGAAACCTGCCGAAAAACAGGAAAAGTCAAATAAGCCACTCCAGACTCAACGCCTAATGTAGGCCTAGCATTGGCTTTGGGACTGTCATGAATAATGCATTTAACCCTCccatactttctttaaagtctcactgcctccttctcacaaatgatcccaaaaatataaaaattaaataaagttggttcaactcagtggcgggtcattttgaccctaggacaacgggggGGTTAACTGGCACAAGCAGATACAAATAAAAAGCAATGCAATCTCCAAAATTAAGATTGATAAAGTGCAATGCCCTATGTACTGTACACCACAGGAGTTGGCTATATATTGGTCATGTTTAGCATCATCAGTttaatacagtatacagtagtcCTACTGACCACAAGAAGAAGGAATAGGCAAAGCATATGTTCTTCTGACACATATGTGATGGATATTTCAAGCTGCTGTCCTTTTGCCCCCCAGCATCAGAACAGCACAGCCAGTCACTGATAgtatttttggtattttattaggatccccattagctgttgaaaaagcagcagctactcttcctggggtccacacaaaacatgaaacatgatataatacagaacattaatagacaagaacagctcaaggacagaacaacatcattattctttttttttaaaggcacacgtagcctacatatcaatacatacacacaaactatctaggtcaaataggggagatgtgttgtgccgtgaggtgttgctttatctgttttctgAAACCAGGtatgctgtttatttgagcaatatgagatggaacagagttccatctaataatggctctatataatactgtacgctttcttgaatttgttctgtcATGAGAATAGTAATGAGAATCAACTCTCCCGCTTCTGGGTCTTGTGTTACATATAGGGATATAAGTagcctttcctgcagtcaaattaccaAACGTGCCCTCTAGTGGTCTCATGgttggaatgttattaatatttttcataatttcataatttgtaatgaataaatacaaattaaaacACTGAAAATCCGGCGTTTCTATGTCAATTTTTTTGTTGctttatttcagtcttctgtgatgtacagtgccttcggaaagtatttagaccccttgactttttccacattttgttacgttacagccttattctaaaattgattaaattgttgtttttttctctcatcgatctacacacaataacccataatgacaaagcaaaaacaggtttttataaatttttgcaaatgtatttaaaataaaatacggaaatatcacatttacataattattcagaccctttactcagtactttggtgaagcacctttggcagcgattatagcctcgagtcttcttgggtatgacgctacaagcttggcacacctgtatttggggagtttctcccattcttctctgcagatcctctcaagctctgtcaggttggatgaggagtgtcgctgcacagctattttcaggtctctccagagatgttcgcttggattcaagtccaggctctggctgggcaactcaaggacattcatagacttatcctgaagccactcctgtgttatcttggctgtgtgcttagggtcgttgtcctgttggaaggtgaactttcacccagtctgaggtcctgagtgctctggagaaggtttttatcaaggatctctctgtactttgcttcattcatctttccctcgatcctaactagtctcctaTTCCCTGCCAcagaaaaacctccccacagcatgatgctgccaccaccatgcttcaccgaagggatggtgccgggtttcctccagatgtgatgcttggcattcaggccaaagagttcaatcttgatttcatcagaccagagaatcttgtttctcatggtctgagagtctttaggtgccttttggcaaactccaagcgggctgtcatgtgccttttactgaggagtggcttccgtctggccactctaccataaagtcctgattggtggagtgctgtagagatggttgtccttctggaaggttctcccatctctacagaagaactctagagctctgtcagagtgaccatcgggttcttggtcacctccctgatcaaggcccttctccccgattgctcagtttggctgggcggccagctctaggaagagtcttggtggttctaaacttcttccatttaagaatgatggaggccactgtgttcttggggaccttcaatgctgcagacagtttttggtaccctcctcgacacaatcctgtctcagagctttgcggacaattccttcgacctcacggcttgatttttgctctgacatgcactgtcaactgtgggaccttacattgccttgcaaaagcattcatcccccttggcattttccctattttgttgcattacaacctgtaatttaaatggatttttatttggatttcatgtaatggacatacataaaatagtccaaattggtgaagtgaaattaaacaaattacttgtttaaaaaaaattctaaaaaattactAACGGAAAACTGATGCAttcatatgtattcacctcctttgctatgaaggccctaaataagatctggtgcaaccaattaccttcagaagtcacataattagttaaataaagtccacctgtgtgcaatctaagtgtcacatgatctgtcacatgatctcagtatacctgttctgagtctgcaacaccactaagaaaggggcaccaccaagcaagcggcaccatgaagaccaaggagctctccaaacaggtaagggacaaagttgtggagaagtacagatcagggttgggttataaaaaaatatccgaaactttgaacatcccacggagcaccattaaatccattattaaaaaattgaaaggatatggcaccacaacaaacctgccaagagagagccacccaccaaaactcacggaccaggcaaggagggcattaatcagagaggcaacaaagagaccaaagataaccctgaaggagctgcaaagctccacagcagagattggagtatctgtccataggaccactttaagccgtacactcgtatggaagaaggtactctggtcagatgagactgaaatttagctttttggccatcaaggaaaatgctatgtctggcgcaaacccaacacctctcatcaccctgagaacaccatccccacagtgaagcatggtggtggcagcatcatgctgtgggatgtttttcatcggcagggactgggaaactggtcagaattgaaggaataatggattgtgctaaatacagggaaattcttgagggaaacctgtttcagtcttccagagatttgagactgggacagaggttcaccttccagcaggacaatgaccctaagcatactgctaaagcaacactcaagtggtttaaggggaaacatttaaatgtcttggaatggcctagtcaaagcccagacctcaatccaatggagaatctgtggtataacttaaagattgctgtacaccagcggaacccatccaacttgaaggagctggagcagttttgccttgaagaatgtcttatttcttgtttgtttcacaataaaatatattttgcatcttcaaagtggtaggcatgttgtatagatcaaatgatacaaacccccccaaaatccattttaattccaggttgtaaggcaacaaaataggaaaaatgcaaaggggggtgaatattttcgcaagccactgtatatggacaggagtgtgcctttccaaatcatgtccaatcaattgaatttaccaaaggtggactccaatcaagttgtaaaaacctctcaaggatgagcaatggaaacaggatgcacctgagctcaatttcgagtttcgtaacaaagggtctgaatacttatgtaaataaggtatttcttgttttagtttttttataaattagcaacatttctaaaaacctgtttttgcttcgtcattatggggaattttgtgtagattgctgaggatttttatttatttaatctattttagaataaagctgtaacgtaacaaaatgtggaaaaagtcaatgggtctgaatactttccgaaggcactgtatataaagtgtaatattgggatgcaaactcaaaattgaaatCATTTGAACTCTGtacctgacatggtacaggtgtcttctttttttaaagcccataaccatgtgtgtgaggtgtatacttttgcttcaaagtagatttagcccactgcagtaattaACTACCCCCTTATCTCTTTCTATATCAGATATTATTTTCCTCTTCTACCGTCTTTCTTTCATTCTGCACAAATCCACATTAACTAGCCTACTGTATGTGATTTTAACACAACACTCAAGAGTTAAAGAACAAGTAACACATTTATAAAAATTCTTACCAAAATATCTTAAAACTCTAAATTCTCAGTAAACTTATTTGTAAACTTTCAAAGTAATTTCAGTGCCAGGGGTTCAACATCCTGTGGGTTGTAGAAGAGTGTTCATCCCTGCTCCTCTTGGAGTATGTGGAGGCCTGAGGTTCCTCCCCACCCTCCCTGTTCCTCTTACGGGACTGGGACAGCTGGGAGTGGAGGTCCTGCTGGATCTCACTGGATCTCTCTATGGGCCTGTGGTAGGAGCGGGGCCTCTGCTGGCTGTCTATCTCGCCGGAGAAACCAGGTGGCTGGATCACCTCTCGCCCCCTACACCTCTCACCGTGGCTGGGTTGGAgtagcacccccccccccctcatttACTGCATCTCTATACAATACAAAAacttggagaacagcaaaaacaagctaAATTGACCCCCAGCCATTATCACTGTGGCTGCTGtaggttcattcacctcagtAGATCTACAAACACAcagcctattagctatacaattgtaATGTTATACCCATAGATATTTAAACCATGTTATACCTCTGAAACGGGGGAAATATGAGAAATGATTCACACTGACATGTAGCATCAGCCACTGTTCAGTCAGTTGTAATGATGAATTGCATAAAATCATCAACTCTTTTCATAGATATCTCTTTTCTCAAATTACATAGCGTTCATATTTGTATTCCTAGGCATTACTAATCAAGCTCCACACAAACAGACATCAATGGAGCACACAGATGATCGTGTTATCACATTCACATGAattattagaatattacttacgaTTCTGTATTAATATCAGTGATGTGGTGGTAGAAAAAGGTGGGTCATGTAGTTATGGCCATGTGCAGGCTTCAAGGTCTCACCACACCTGCAGGCCCAGATGACCTCTTCTCCTTCACAATGTGGACAACTAAGGGAAGCCATCTTGTGCGAAGCTGACTATATTCTGTGTTGTCAAAGGAAGACAGACTTGTAAGTAAAAGTCAAAGCAAACATATTTTTTTCTATTGTTGAATTAAATGATTAAATCTGTCAATTTAATTTTTATGGACAAATTCTACTTTTAAAATTACATTTTCGCCCAGCTGTTCACAGATCCAAGCCAAACGCTGGGACATTTTTTCAACAGACATTGAAAACAAGATGGTGCATCTCAAGAGATTTCATCCtgcaaaatgtaaaataaataaatagataacGTGTGCGTAACCTACTCTATAAGCGCAGTGTGTTATGAAGATCAGAGCATCTTTTTGGTGAAAAGCATTCTGCTTCCCAAAATATAAATAATCAAAATTCTAGAACATAAAAGGCCCGTATCCATAAAGcaacagagtaggagtgctgatctaggatcagatcctcCCTGTCCATAAAACTCTTATTCATAATGATCTAAAAGGGAAAACTGTtcctagatcagaactcctattctgagatgctttatggatACAGGCCCAGGACTTTATATATGATGTCATCGTGGCATCTTTCAAGGTAAATCTTTTTAGAATGGTTGAGTAAGAGTTTGTGATGTAACAATTATTTTGAAAAAGAGGGTTCTTTAGCCTACATTCTACAGTTCTTGATCGTCAGATCTTCAGCGGACCTATTTCCAAAAACGAGGTTGTTTGTACTTTCAAATAATATTCCTTTCATCAAAGATCCATTGTGTACACTGGTGTGCTATAACTTTGAGTTAAAGTATCTTAGTACATGGTTGCTCTGTAACAAGTATATGCCAGAAGTGTGTGAACATGTCTCTCTCAAGCATCTCTAGGGGGAACTTTACCTATAGCAGCACTGAAGCGGCAGGGCTTACCTCGACTAGTCTCTCTTTCTGTTTTGAGTAGCTCAGTAAAAAGACAACAAATCACCATTCTGACACTCAAatattttcaattcaattcaacaaaaatatgaacagACCAAAACAAAACGACCTCAATCAAAAATATGGATCTGTAGGCAACCAGTTCAAACCAGTTCTGAGTAGGTGGGGATGATGTAGGGCAGGGCCCGTTTATCCATTTAGAATGGCACTTTGATCAATTCTGAATATTATAAAATCTGATGTTTTGTGCCAAACTGAGCCCTCGTTCAATATTCTCTAATAGGATCACCTTTTTTCCTGTCTTCTCTGTGGGTGCAGTAGTATGCCTAACATACTCCTCATGGGGCCTGGCTAACACGTAGCTGTTGCAGCAGTCGCCGGTGGGGTTGAGATTGACATCTTGCTCCGTGGAGGCTAGCAATGTTTTATCGGCATCAGTAACATTGGTGGGGCCGGTGCACGGCTGGGGGACCGGGTAGACTGCTGCAGGTGCTAGATGCAGCAGTCCCAGGGTCATCATCCCTTTGGGCTGCTGTAGTTGCAGTTTTTTTTGCTTTCTACCAGGATTGAAAAAATCGGATATTATTTTTTTAGATTACATTTTGATTTTGATTGACCTTGACAAATGACGGTTGCTCCTGCTAGTGCTAGCCTACAGGAAATGAATCGTCAACGTTCAATCCCATTCATTCCACCTCACGATAGTGCATTCATTGTCAATGATTGGTTGTACAgtttgaatatatatatttttttataccctaTGTGTTTTCTCTCCTCTACGCTCAATTTCATTGCAGGAAAacacagtttggaaagcaaatggctatttCTACAAGAAAAGACAATGAAAATACTGAAGCTATCAAAATTCTCAACTTGAGAAAACAGTAGCTTATCTTATTGCCACCAGCGGAGAGCATTTTCCATATCCCAAGTGAGTGTTCTGTGTGCATATTCACTCTttatcattgggtcagtgccacttgaaACTTTGTTTTTGGACAATCATTTCCTCTTCCAGGTTAGATGGATGTCATATTTGTTACGACCTGGCTCGTAGTTCGTAACAACAAAGGGAGACCACtcatgacttaaatgtaaaaaggaatacatttatttaactaaataacaataaatacaaaaatgtaaCAAGCTGTGGACGTCTGTAGAATCAgtagtgtgtgcagtgtgtggaGAGGGTGTTGTATGGTGAAAGCAGACCAAAAAAACAAAAAGTGGTGGAAGCCAGCCTGCCagtcagggaagagagagagtgtttgcTGATGAGGCCACCCATTATAGCCTGCAGGCCTGCCCAGGTGCACCACATCAGCTGACGATCCTCCCAGCTCTGCCCATTGGCCTCCTGCAACAAGCAGACTACCAAACAGGAGATCccagcagacagagtgggagggacgTCACATATTGTACAATTTGTGTCTACCCTTTTCATAGGCCTAGATTACATGGTTgcagacaaggtcgtttttattgatctgtttgtcagagTCAgcagtagcctataggcctatactacCCTTTTTGtaatattaaaaaatattctgctaatgtctGCAGTCATagaaagtgtagtagaattgcatgaaatgtgtttataaaacacaaaaagaaaggagaagaaacatacctgatatagcctatagcctaggcctactctacGCCAATACACGCTCAGCCATGCATTGAACACTGCAGTCTTTTAACAcgaacagtgattgagttatattattggCCTAAATTATGTTATctaatctactcatcacattaggaatagtaagTTTACTAGGCTAtcttacataagtctgcaaatgcgatgatagatagatgcatggaatgctttattataaatgtgcatttttatggtgaacatTAGCTTCTCCAAACTTAAAACTCACC from Coregonus clupeaformis isolate EN_2021a chromosome 17, ASM2061545v1, whole genome shotgun sequence includes these protein-coding regions:
- the LOC121543193 gene encoding protein S100-A1, translating into MPSQLESSMESLIKVFHRYADKDGDCNTLSKKELKELMQTELASFLKSQKDPAAIDKIMKDLDQNGDGKVNFEEFVSLVVGLSIACEQIYQLHTMKSTAKK